A single region of the Pseudorhodoplanes sp. genome encodes:
- a CDS encoding hydantoinase B/oxoprolinase family protein: protein MTDLDPVTLAVLKGRLEQIADEMDATLFRSAFNPIIAEARDASHGLYHAETGDTLVQGKAGLPIFVGAMAFAVRAVIEKSKRQGDLADGDVYLFNDPYEGGTHLSDFKLVRPFFRKGRVFCWLASVGHWHDVGGNVPGNYNPIATECFQEGMLIPPVKLFAKGEMRSDVVDIVTANSRLPNSAYGDLNGQINALDLGVRRLTALLDEYGNDTIGAALTQLRMRAGQLMCANIAELKDGTYSADDFLDNDGIKDEPLKIALDLRIEGDRMTFDFSRCSPACAGPLNIARSTTIAACYVALKHIFRDVPANAGVLDPINFVIPDGTLLAATAPKPVGGYTETILRMIDTVFVALAQACPGRVNGCAYGTINALSLAGYRKEGRRWVMFSFFGGGHGGHPEGDGLNHGNAPISTATIPPVEILEAAYPVMFTRWALRPDSGGPGRSRGGLGAIYEIELLEQQADVFLFGERGRFAPPGVLGGGAGALNRFAVLRNDGQEERPPMASKWVGIKLAKGDRVRLETPGGGGYGPVTERAATAVLRDIENGYVSDAAAKKVYGLKGAA, encoded by the coding sequence ATGACTGATCTTGATCCTGTCACGCTTGCGGTTCTGAAAGGACGGCTCGAGCAGATCGCCGATGAGATGGATGCGACGCTGTTCCGTTCCGCGTTCAATCCGATCATCGCCGAAGCGCGCGACGCGAGCCACGGGCTCTATCATGCCGAGACCGGCGACACCCTGGTGCAGGGCAAGGCGGGGCTGCCGATCTTCGTTGGCGCCATGGCCTTCGCGGTGCGCGCCGTGATCGAAAAATCAAAAAGGCAGGGCGACCTCGCGGACGGCGACGTCTATCTCTTCAACGACCCTTACGAGGGCGGCACGCATCTCTCCGACTTCAAACTGGTGCGGCCGTTCTTCCGCAAGGGCCGTGTCTTCTGCTGGCTCGCTTCGGTCGGGCATTGGCACGATGTCGGCGGCAACGTGCCCGGCAATTACAACCCAATCGCAACCGAGTGCTTTCAGGAAGGCATGTTAATCCCGCCGGTGAAACTGTTCGCAAAAGGCGAGATGCGTTCCGATGTCGTCGACATCGTCACTGCCAATTCGCGCCTGCCGAACAGCGCCTATGGCGACCTGAACGGCCAGATCAATGCGCTTGACCTGGGCGTACGCCGCCTTACCGCGCTGCTCGATGAGTATGGCAACGACACGATTGGGGCCGCGCTCACACAATTACGGATGCGAGCCGGTCAATTGATGTGCGCCAATATCGCAGAATTGAAGGACGGCACCTATTCGGCCGACGATTTCCTCGACAACGACGGCATCAAGGACGAACCGCTGAAGATCGCGCTTGATCTCAGGATCGAGGGCGACAGGATGACGTTCGATTTTTCGCGCTGCTCGCCGGCCTGCGCGGGGCCGCTCAATATCGCGCGTTCGACAACGATTGCCGCCTGCTATGTCGCGTTGAAGCATATCTTCCGCGATGTGCCGGCGAATGCGGGCGTGCTTGATCCGATCAACTTCGTAATCCCGGACGGAACGCTGCTCGCGGCGACGGCGCCAAAACCCGTCGGCGGTTATACCGAAACAATCCTGCGCATGATTGACACGGTGTTCGTCGCGCTCGCGCAGGCCTGTCCCGGTCGGGTCAACGGTTGCGCCTACGGCACCATCAATGCGCTCTCGCTCGCCGGATACCGCAAGGAGGGGCGGCGCTGGGTGATGTTCTCCTTCTTCGGTGGCGGACATGGCGGCCATCCTGAGGGGGACGGCCTCAACCACGGCAACGCGCCAATCTCGACCGCAACGATTCCGCCGGTCGAAATCCTCGAAGCTGCGTATCCGGTGATGTTCACCCGTTGGGCGCTGCGGCCCGACAGCGGCGGCCCCGGCCGCAGCCGCGGCGGGCTCGGCGCAATCTACGAAATCGAACTCCTTGAACAGCAGGCCGATGTCTTCCTGTTCGGCGAGCGTGGCCGGTTCGCCCCGCCCGGCGTACTCGGCGGCGGCGCGGGTGCACTCAACCGCTTCGCCGTGTTGCGCAACGACGGACAGGAGGAACGGCCCCCAATGGCTTCGAAGTGGGTCGGCATCAAACTCGCCAAGGGTGACCGCGTGCGGCTGGAAACACCGGGTGGCGGCGGTTACGGACCCGTGACCGAGCGCGCGGCCACCGCCGTCTTGCGTGACATCGAAAACGGTTACGTCTCGGACGCTGCAGCGAAGAAAGTGTATGGTTTGAAAGGCGCGGCATGA
- a CDS encoding hydantoinase/oxoprolinase family protein: MSGRVVIGVDVGGTFTDLFFLDEASGRTWIGKVPSTRGREAVGFLNGIRQGTENLAKVATVVHGTTVGTNALLERKGGKAGVIATEGFRDVLEMRRRDRPQTWGLWGQFEPVVPRERRVEVRERVLADGTVHAEVDPEEVKARARELLKLGAQAVAVTFINSYANGQNERIAAQTLKSVWPNAYINVSSEILPEIREFERTSTTVLNAYLQPVVADYFDRLEADLGAQGFAGQLLIVQSNGGVMTIETAKARPVRTALSGPAAGVIAAAHIAETAGFPNVVTGDVGGTSFDVSLIADGHTALAAQTAIDFGLVVRTPMIEITTIGAGGGSIASVDRGGLLQVGPESAGAVPGPVCYGQGNERPTLTDANVVLGRINAERPIGGALARLDVEAARVAIAKRVGDPLGLDPVAAAEAIVRVANSRMAGAIRLVSIERGHNPRDFALMPFGGGGALHAGALVKEVGLKAALVPPFPGVTSALGCVIADMRHDFVQTVNRALEEIDLTAFNAEIARMVDDGERLLDRSAGAFTGRDTHITCDMLYLGQTHTVAVPIEWTKGRALDVIAIRKAFELKYREVYGRLLGGIPIRMLNLHVALIGRRPKLDLAALAPSGGTVDRSKEGIRPVYADGGWHEATVYTRHGLPVGAVISGPAILEQQDTTIFVEPDLQARVDPFGNIIIERKST, encoded by the coding sequence ATGAGCGGACGTGTTGTTATCGGTGTCGATGTCGGCGGCACTTTCACTGATCTCTTCTTTCTCGACGAAGCAAGTGGACGCACCTGGATCGGCAAGGTGCCGTCCACGCGTGGACGCGAGGCGGTCGGCTTCCTGAACGGTATTCGCCAAGGCACGGAGAACCTTGCCAAGGTTGCGACCGTGGTTCATGGCACCACCGTCGGCACCAACGCATTGCTGGAGCGCAAGGGCGGCAAGGCCGGTGTGATCGCGACCGAAGGTTTTCGCGACGTGCTGGAGATGCGACGGCGCGATCGTCCGCAAACCTGGGGCCTGTGGGGACAATTCGAACCGGTCGTTCCACGCGAGCGGCGCGTCGAGGTGCGCGAGCGCGTGCTTGCCGATGGCACCGTTCACGCGGAAGTCGACCCCGAAGAGGTTAAGGCACGCGCTCGCGAACTGCTCAAGCTCGGCGCGCAGGCTGTGGCTGTGACCTTCATCAATTCCTATGCGAACGGACAGAACGAACGCATCGCCGCACAGACGCTCAAGAGCGTGTGGCCAAACGCCTATATAAATGTGTCGAGCGAGATTCTGCCCGAAATCCGCGAATTCGAGCGGACTTCGACCACAGTACTCAACGCCTATCTGCAGCCGGTCGTGGCTGATTATTTCGACCGCCTCGAGGCCGACCTTGGCGCCCAGGGCTTTGCCGGCCAATTGCTGATCGTGCAATCGAATGGCGGCGTGATGACGATCGAAACCGCCAAGGCGCGTCCCGTTCGTACCGCGCTCTCCGGCCCTGCGGCCGGCGTAATCGCCGCCGCACATATTGCGGAAACGGCGGGTTTCCCGAATGTCGTCACCGGCGATGTCGGCGGCACGAGCTTCGACGTGTCGCTGATTGCAGACGGGCACACGGCGCTCGCCGCACAGACGGCGATCGATTTCGGGCTCGTCGTACGGACGCCGATGATCGAGATCACGACCATCGGCGCGGGCGGCGGTTCGATTGCTTCCGTTGATCGCGGTGGACTACTGCAGGTCGGGCCAGAATCGGCCGGCGCCGTTCCCGGCCCGGTCTGCTACGGCCAGGGCAATGAGCGCCCGACACTGACAGATGCCAATGTCGTGCTCGGCCGCATCAATGCGGAGCGTCCGATTGGCGGCGCGCTAGCCCGCCTTGATGTCGAAGCCGCCAGGGTGGCCATCGCGAAACGCGTCGGCGACCCGCTCGGACTCGATCCGGTGGCGGCCGCCGAGGCCATCGTTCGTGTCGCCAACAGCCGCATGGCTGGCGCCATCCGCCTCGTTTCGATTGAGCGCGGTCACAACCCGCGCGATTTTGCCTTGATGCCTTTCGGCGGCGGCGGCGCTTTGCATGCCGGCGCGCTCGTTAAGGAAGTGGGGCTCAAGGCGGCGCTCGTGCCACCCTTTCCCGGCGTAACATCCGCACTCGGTTGCGTCATTGCAGATATGCGGCATGATTTCGTGCAGACGGTCAACCGCGCGCTGGAAGAGATCGATCTCACCGCGTTCAATGCGGAGATCGCGCGGATGGTCGATGACGGCGAACGGCTGCTCGACCGGTCAGCTGGCGCCTTCACCGGTCGCGACACGCATATCACCTGCGACATGCTCTATCTCGGTCAGACACATACGGTGGCCGTTCCAATCGAATGGACGAAGGGCCGCGCGCTTGATGTCATAGCGATACGCAAGGCATTCGAACTGAAGTATCGCGAGGTCTATGGCCGTTTGCTTGGCGGAATTCCCATCCGTATGCTGAACCTGCATGTCGCGCTGATCGGCCGCCGCCCCAAACTCGATCTTGCGGCGCTGGCTCCCTCCGGCGGCACCGTGGACCGCTCGAAAGAGGGTATTCGGCCGGTCTATGCCGACGGCGGCTGGCATGAGGCGACGGTCTATACGCGGCATGGATTGCCGGTCGGCGCCGTAATTTCCGGGCCTGCGATACTGGAACAGCAGGACACGACAATATTCGTGGAACCGGACCTGCAGGCCCGCGTCGACCCATTCGGCAATATCATCATCGAGCGGAAATCTACATGA